From Aedes aegypti strain LVP_AGWG unplaced genomic scaffold, AaegL5.0 Primary Assembly AGWG_AaegL5_hic_scaff_1224_PBJ_arrow, whole genome shotgun sequence, the proteins below share one genomic window:
- the LOC110680348 gene encoding LOW QUALITY PROTEIN: glutamate [NMDA] receptor subunit 1-like (The sequence of the model RefSeq protein was modified relative to this genomic sequence to represent the inferred CDS: deleted 1 base in 1 codon), with protein MITHNETITEAPKDCDDTGAVWESGKKMFNYLKTRHIKGETGHVAFDSNGDRIYAAYEVINVQQPMLSSTRKNVKVGSFFYDEEKGRMRLKINDTMLVWPGNTEKKPEGIMIPTHLKVLTIEEKPFVYVRKLLDDEIDCEDDEIACPHFNSTDGNEKDYCCKGYCIDLLKALAQRINFTYDLALSPDGQFGHYQLKNHTTGIGTSVKKEWNGLIGELVAERADLIVAPLTINPERAEFIEFSKPFKYQGITILEKKPSRSSTLVSFLQPFSNTLWILVMVSVHVVALVLYLLDRFSPFGRFKLTTNDGTEEDALNLSSAIWFAWGVLLNSGIGEGTPRSFSARVLGMVWAGFAMIIVASYTANLAAFLVLERPKTKLSGINDARLRNTMENLTCATVKGSAVDMYFRRQVELSNMYRTMEANNYDTAEQAIQDVKDGKLMAFIWDSSRLEYEAAKDCELVTAGELFGRSGYGIGLQKGSPWTDAVTLAILDFHESGFMESLDKEWIFHGNIQQCEQFEKTPNTLGLKNMAGVFILVGAGIVGGIGLIIIEVIYKKHQIKKQKKLEIARHAADKWRGTIEVCICIPKQYRKHTI; from the exons ATGATAACCCATAACGAGACCATTACTGAAGCACCTAAAGATTGTGATGATACAGGTGCCGTTTGGGAATCCG GGAAAAAGATGTTCAACTACTTAAAAACAAGACACATAAAAGGAGAAACGGGACAT GTGGCATTCGATAGCAATGGAGATAGAATATATGCTGCATATGAAGTTATTAACGTTCAGCAACCAATGTTATCGTCTACGCGGAAGAATGTTAAGGTTGGAAGTTTCTTCTATGATGAAGAGAAAGGCCGAATGAGGCTGAAAATAAATGATACTATGCTGGTTTGGCCTGGAAACACCGAAAAAAAGCCGGAAGGAATAATGATTCCTACTCATTTGAAAGTTCTTACCATTGAAGAGAAACCATTTGTGTATGTACGAAAATTACTAGATGACGAAATTGATTGTGAAGATGATGAAATAGCATGTCCCCATTTTAATTCTACTGATGGAAACG aaaaagaCTATTGCTGCAAGGGATACTGCATAGATTTGTTGAAAGCATTAGCGCAAAGGATAAACTTTACTTACGATTTAGCCCTATCGCCTGATGGGCAATTTGGTCACTATCAACTTAAAAATCATACTACGGGCATCGGCACAAGTGTCAAAAAGGAATGGAACGGGCTTATTGGTGAGCTCGTCGCCGAGAGAGCAGATCTTATAGTTGCTCCGTTGACTATCAATCCGGAAAGAGCGGAgtttattgaattttcaaaaccattcaaatACCAGGGCATTACTATATTGGAAAAGAAGCCGTCAAGATCAAGCACACTG GTATCATTTTTGCAACCATTCAGTAATACTCTGTGGATATTAGTAATGGTGTCGGTACACGTCGTAGCACTGGTTCTCTACCTTTTGGATAGATTTTCACCTTTTGGACGATTCAAACTGACTACCAATGATGGAACGGAAGAAGATGCGCTAAATCTGAGTTCTGCGATTTGGTTTGCTTGGggagtcttgctgaatagcggAATTGGCGAAGGAACTCCACGAAGCTTTTCAGCGCGAGTACTAG GTATGGTATGGGCTGGATTTGCTATGATAATTGTGGCATCTTATACTGCTAATCTGGCTGCTTTTCTTGTGTTGGAGCGACCGAAAACAAAATTATCTGGCATAAATGATGCACGCCTTCGTAATACGATGGAAAATTTAACTTGTGCGACCGTTAAGGGATCTGCTGTGGACATGTATTTTCGAAGACAAGTTGAACTATCTAACATGTACCGTACAATGGAAGCA AACAATTATGACACCGCTGAACAAGCAATTCAAGACGTTAAAGACGG GAAGCTTATGGCGTTTATTTGGGATTCATCTCGTTTAGAATACGAAGCTGCCAAAGATTGTGAACTGGTAACTGCTGGCGAGTTGTTTGGACGAAGTGGTTATGGTATTGGTTTACAAAAGGGTTCGCCATGGACGGATGCTGTTACGTTAGCAATATTGGATTTTCATGAAAGCGGATTTATGGAATCACTTGATAAAGAATGGATTTTCCACGGAAATATTCAACAGTGTGAGCAATTCGAAAAAACACCAAACACATTGGGTTTGAAAAATATGGCGGGTGTATTTATTCTGGTCGGCGCAGGCATTGTTGGTGGTATAGGGTTGATTATAATCGAAGTTATTTATAAAAAGCATCaaataaagaaacaaaagaaaCTGGAAATAGCTCGCCATGCAGCCGACAAGTGGAGAGGAACTATTGAGGTATGTATATGTATTCCAAAACAGTATCGTAAACATACGATTTAG